The following proteins are co-located in the Nitrospira sp. genome:
- the rsmA gene encoding ribosomal RNA small subunit methyltransferase A, with amino-acid sequence MAASFPPALKRLGQNFLIDPNIIRKIVSLAALRPDDTVLEIGPGRGALTAGLCAEAGRVIAVEIDPQLQPQLQETLGHCRNLDLRIGDALEFPFDSLSPRTVVVSNLPYYVSTPILFALLDARAHFDRLVLMLQTEVALRLAAKPNSEDYGVLSVLTQEAAEVEVAFRVSANCFRPRPTVGSAVVHLKIKDRNGVDPVRYERFRRLVRAAFAHRRKTLVNSLRDEGYPSERVSRAMEAVGVPAQSRAETLTLDDYRALASAFDDGESA; translated from the coding sequence ATGGCCGCGTCCTTCCCTCCAGCCCTGAAACGGCTTGGTCAAAACTTTCTCATCGACCCGAACATCATCCGCAAAATCGTGTCCCTGGCGGCGCTTCGTCCCGACGACACGGTGCTGGAAATCGGACCGGGGCGGGGAGCCCTGACGGCCGGGTTATGTGCCGAAGCCGGGCGGGTCATTGCAGTCGAGATCGATCCGCAACTGCAGCCTCAACTGCAAGAGACGCTTGGACATTGTCGCAATCTCGACCTTCGAATCGGGGACGCATTGGAATTTCCCTTCGATAGCCTGTCGCCGCGGACGGTGGTGGTGTCGAACCTGCCGTATTACGTCTCCACGCCGATTCTGTTTGCATTACTCGATGCCCGTGCCCACTTCGATCGTCTGGTGCTGATGCTGCAAACCGAGGTGGCCCTTAGATTGGCTGCCAAACCGAACAGCGAGGACTACGGAGTGCTGTCGGTTCTGACGCAGGAAGCGGCAGAGGTGGAGGTGGCGTTTCGTGTGTCGGCGAATTGCTTCCGCCCCCGCCCGACGGTCGGGTCGGCCGTCGTGCATCTCAAAATCAAAGACCGGAATGGAGTCGATCCGGTCCGTTATGAGCGGTTCCGTCGTCTGGTGCGAGCGGCCTTTGCCCATCGTCGGAAGACGTTGGTGAATTCATTGCGTGATGAGGGATATCCGTCCGAGCGGGTTTCCCGCGCGATGGAGGCGGTTGGTGTTCCGGCTCAGTCTCGCGCAGAGACGCTGACCCTCGATGACTATCGCGCGCTCGCCTCTGCGTTCGACGATGGCGAGTCGGCTTGA